The following coding sequences lie in one Oncorhynchus kisutch isolate 150728-3 linkage group LG17, Okis_V2, whole genome shotgun sequence genomic window:
- the LOC109907747 gene encoding interleukin-17 receptor C isoform X1 → MFMMSCGNEPARAVLLLCLLLLLHAAEEKPRAKLTVTEIQHHNGSTWNLESLPQLSLSTFRFSPSQGSCSACVHVRIRMKAADFTGTLTITYLELSTSTHRIISIENVKNRTLQWRGPLPFNGGKTKIKRLRLHNIGHQILWELVYDCFPADAGRQVYVSLSSKPKREDRYIVQDICPGMDRAPVLNSDPVPEFDLFVDELARSLTVTVATGDHMYQPPLSPEVYTRLCYRQTDSECSNLSPLTTIDTNQALSVTLGFPYLLRCVCVQVYYTHLDARRTTVCPFVNSSLGESRDVWRSSFVTLYGELGSNLAWSSPCPAAYLKLSASLCWQHQRNTSHCTPIFNSTLEDIVEKRDLKYNVSAVDKHPQMCVQLSFRSSFDVHCPFLPGMSKWEAYVGPGSQSLRVYLTSTIPASFAAQLCVWQDKGCVSRGAIYLVNMGGGTRETQLNLPLSFLIERLCVQVWRSDPPQYGRRILCPDYSHRRWGLYAVAALTLLVTVAMLGRLIHYVTKNGVTGWLFIQRPVLLVCSSELSTHVSPVCALASILQGELCADVRMALWAQISNGNGPGAMERSGAGVAELGPVPWMYGQWEAVREAGGRVLIIWSPEAKESYKSWREERDGGNRRDGKKIGGSKGEEMRQGESGVEELKGLELTRDKQEQAGMEKGVEWKEEGRSGEEEREPSSVTGPVFRAALSCLQGALQGTGKSHGFALVYFQDLCHSRDIPKDLRGVPRYCLPRDFGGLIRELGGMARGRNNVIGSWHCWLRLLSKTLSLWLARRLTHKVSCHGRTHRKKRVQNRNCRRK, encoded by the exons ATGTTCATGATGAGTTGCGGAAATGAACCAGCACGTGCTGTGCTCCTGTTGTGTTTGCTGCTGCTCCTGCACGCCGCGGAGGAGAAACCACGCGCTAAACTAACTGTCACCGAG ATTCAACACCATAATG GTTCCACCTGGAACTTGGAGAGTCTTCCCCAGCTGAGTCTGTCCACCTTCCGGTTCTCTCCATCACAAGGCTCCTGTTCTGCTTGTGTCCATGTCCGTATCAGAATGAAAGCTGCAG ACTTTACTGGGACACTGACTATTACCTACCTGGAGCTGTCAACTAGTACTCACAGAATCATCTCCATAGAAAATGTTAAAAATCGCACTTTACAG TGGAGAGGCCCGCTTCCATTCAACGGAGGAAAGACCAAAATCAAACGTTTACGTCTCCATAATATTGGCCATCAAATTTTG TGGGAGTTGGTGTATGACTGTTTCCCGGCCGATGCAGGGCGACAAGTGTATGtgtctttgtcctccaaaccAAAGAGAGAAGACAGGTACATCGTACAAGACATCTGTCCAG gaaTGGACAGAGCCCCAGTCTTAAACTCAG ATCCAGTGCCGGAGTTTGACCTGTTTGTTGATGAGCTGGCTCGATCCCTCACTGTAACTGTAGCCACTGGGGACCACATGTACCAGCCGCCTCTCTCACCTGAAGTGTACACCAGGCtgtgctacagacagacagactcagaatGCTCCAACCTTTCTCCTCTTACCACT ATTGACACCAATCAGGCATTGTCAGTGACTCTCGGGTTCCCCTACCTGCTTCGCTGTGTCTGTGTACAG gtatattacacacacctggatgCAAGGCGAACCACAGTTTGCCCATTTGTGAACAGCTCATTAGGTG AGAGCAGAGACGTGTGGCGCTCCAGTTTTGTGACTCTGTATGGTGAGTTGGGTTCCAACCTGGCATGGAGTTCCCCGTGTCCTGCTGCTTACCTGaagctctctgcctccctctgctggcAACACCAGAGAAACACATCCCACTGCACTCCCATCTTCAACTCCACACTGGAGGACATAGTGGAGAAGAGAGATCTG AAATATAATGTTTCTGCTGTGGATAAACACCCTCAGATGTGTGTGCAG ttGTCCTTCAGAAGCAGTTTTGATGTCCACTGTCCATTCCTGCCAG gTATGTCTAAGTGGGAGGCATATGTTGGTCCTGGTTCACAGAGTCTCCGTGTCTATCTCACTTCCACTATCCCAGCATCCTTTGCTGCTCAACTCTGTGTATGGCAGGACAAGGGATGTGTGTCCAGAGGAGCTATCTACTTAGTAAACATG GGTGGGGGCACCAGAGAGACACAGCTGAACCTGCCCTTATCCTTCCTAATTGAGAGACTATGTGTGCAG GTGTGGCGGTCAGATCCTCCACAGTATGGGAGGAGAATACTCTGTCCTGACt ATTCCCACAGGAGATGGGGTCTCTATGCTGTTGCAGCCTTGACACTTCTGGTTACTGTGGCAATGCTGGGACGCCTCATCCACTATGTGACCAAGAATGGAGTCACAG GTTGGCTGTTCATCCAGAGGCCTGTGTTGTTGGTGTGTTCCTCAGAGCTGTCAACCCATGTGTCTCCCGTGTGTGCTTTGGCCTCCATTCTACAGGGAGAGCTGTGTGCTGACGTGCGCATGGCTCTGTGGGCCCAGATCTCCAATGGGAATGGTCCTGGGGCTATGGAGAGGTCTGGGGCTGGTGTGGCTGAGCTGGGCCCTGTGCCCTGGATGTATGGACAGTGGGAGGCAGTCAGAGAGGCAGGAGGCCGGGTGCTGATCATATGGAGCCCAGAGGCTAAGGAGTCCTACAAGAGCTGGAGAGAAGAGCGAGATGGAGGGAATAGGAGAGATGGGAAAAAGATAggagggagtaaaggagaggaaatGCGACAAGGGGAGAGTGGAGTAGAGGAGCTGAAAGGACTTGAGTTAACAAGAGATAAACAGGAGCAAGCAGGAATGGAGAAAGGAGTGGAATGGAAAGAGGAAGGtaggagcggagaggaggagagggagcccTCCTCAGTGACGGGGCCAGTGTTCAGGGCTGCCCTGTCCTGTCTGCAGGGGGCACTACAGGGGACAGGCAAGAGCCACGGCTTTGCCCTTGTCTACTTCCAGGACCTCTGTCACAGCCGAGACATCCCCAAAGACCTCAGAGGTGTCCCGCGCTACTGCCTGCCTCGGGATTTTGGGGGACTGATACGAGAGCTGGGCGGGATGGCTAGAGGAAGGAACAATGTGATTGGCAGCTGGCACTGCTGGCTCAGACTCCTCTCCAAAACATTGTCGCTTTGGTTGGCACGACGACTAACTCACAAGGTGAGTTGCCACGGACGCACCCACAGGAAGAAGAGGGTCCAAAACCGAAATTGTCGCAGAAAGTGA
- the LOC109907747 gene encoding uncharacterized protein LOC109907747 isoform X2, whose translation MFMMSCGNEPARAVLLLCLLLLLHAAEEKPRAKLTVTEIQHHNGSTWNLESLPQLSLSTFRFSPSQGSCSACVHVRIRMKAADFTGTLTITYLELSTSTHRIISIENVKNRTLQWRGPLPFNGGKTKIKRLRLHNIGHQILWELVYDCFPADAGRQVYVSLSSKPKREDRYIVQDICPDPVPEFDLFVDELARSLTVTVATGDHMYQPPLSPEVYTRLCYRQTDSECSNLSPLTTIDTNQALSVTLGFPYLLRCVCVQVYYTHLDARRTTVCPFVNSSLGESRDVWRSSFVTLYGELGSNLAWSSPCPAAYLKLSASLCWQHQRNTSHCTPIFNSTLEDIVEKRDLKYNVSAVDKHPQMCVQLSFRSSFDVHCPFLPGMSKWEAYVGPGSQSLRVYLTSTIPASFAAQLCVWQDKGCVSRGAIYLVNMGGGTRETQLNLPLSFLIERLCVQVWRSDPPQYGRRILCPDYSHRRWGLYAVAALTLLVTVAMLGRLIHYVTKNGVTGWLFIQRPVLLVCSSELSTHVSPVCALASILQGELCADVRMALWAQISNGNGPGAMERSGAGVAELGPVPWMYGQWEAVREAGGRVLIIWSPEAKESYKSWREERDGGNRRDGKKIGGSKGEEMRQGESGVEELKGLELTRDKQEQAGMEKGVEWKEEGRSGEEEREPSSVTGPVFRAALSCLQGALQGTGKSHGFALVYFQDLCHSRDIPKDLRGVPRYCLPRDFGGLIRELGGMARGRNNVIGSWHCWLRLLSKTLSLWLARRLTHKVSCHGRTHRKKRVQNRNCRRK comes from the exons ATGTTCATGATGAGTTGCGGAAATGAACCAGCACGTGCTGTGCTCCTGTTGTGTTTGCTGCTGCTCCTGCACGCCGCGGAGGAGAAACCACGCGCTAAACTAACTGTCACCGAG ATTCAACACCATAATG GTTCCACCTGGAACTTGGAGAGTCTTCCCCAGCTGAGTCTGTCCACCTTCCGGTTCTCTCCATCACAAGGCTCCTGTTCTGCTTGTGTCCATGTCCGTATCAGAATGAAAGCTGCAG ACTTTACTGGGACACTGACTATTACCTACCTGGAGCTGTCAACTAGTACTCACAGAATCATCTCCATAGAAAATGTTAAAAATCGCACTTTACAG TGGAGAGGCCCGCTTCCATTCAACGGAGGAAAGACCAAAATCAAACGTTTACGTCTCCATAATATTGGCCATCAAATTTTG TGGGAGTTGGTGTATGACTGTTTCCCGGCCGATGCAGGGCGACAAGTGTATGtgtctttgtcctccaaaccAAAGAGAGAAGACAGGTACATCGTACAAGACATCTGTCCAG ATCCAGTGCCGGAGTTTGACCTGTTTGTTGATGAGCTGGCTCGATCCCTCACTGTAACTGTAGCCACTGGGGACCACATGTACCAGCCGCCTCTCTCACCTGAAGTGTACACCAGGCtgtgctacagacagacagactcagaatGCTCCAACCTTTCTCCTCTTACCACT ATTGACACCAATCAGGCATTGTCAGTGACTCTCGGGTTCCCCTACCTGCTTCGCTGTGTCTGTGTACAG gtatattacacacacctggatgCAAGGCGAACCACAGTTTGCCCATTTGTGAACAGCTCATTAGGTG AGAGCAGAGACGTGTGGCGCTCCAGTTTTGTGACTCTGTATGGTGAGTTGGGTTCCAACCTGGCATGGAGTTCCCCGTGTCCTGCTGCTTACCTGaagctctctgcctccctctgctggcAACACCAGAGAAACACATCCCACTGCACTCCCATCTTCAACTCCACACTGGAGGACATAGTGGAGAAGAGAGATCTG AAATATAATGTTTCTGCTGTGGATAAACACCCTCAGATGTGTGTGCAG ttGTCCTTCAGAAGCAGTTTTGATGTCCACTGTCCATTCCTGCCAG gTATGTCTAAGTGGGAGGCATATGTTGGTCCTGGTTCACAGAGTCTCCGTGTCTATCTCACTTCCACTATCCCAGCATCCTTTGCTGCTCAACTCTGTGTATGGCAGGACAAGGGATGTGTGTCCAGAGGAGCTATCTACTTAGTAAACATG GGTGGGGGCACCAGAGAGACACAGCTGAACCTGCCCTTATCCTTCCTAATTGAGAGACTATGTGTGCAG GTGTGGCGGTCAGATCCTCCACAGTATGGGAGGAGAATACTCTGTCCTGACt ATTCCCACAGGAGATGGGGTCTCTATGCTGTTGCAGCCTTGACACTTCTGGTTACTGTGGCAATGCTGGGACGCCTCATCCACTATGTGACCAAGAATGGAGTCACAG GTTGGCTGTTCATCCAGAGGCCTGTGTTGTTGGTGTGTTCCTCAGAGCTGTCAACCCATGTGTCTCCCGTGTGTGCTTTGGCCTCCATTCTACAGGGAGAGCTGTGTGCTGACGTGCGCATGGCTCTGTGGGCCCAGATCTCCAATGGGAATGGTCCTGGGGCTATGGAGAGGTCTGGGGCTGGTGTGGCTGAGCTGGGCCCTGTGCCCTGGATGTATGGACAGTGGGAGGCAGTCAGAGAGGCAGGAGGCCGGGTGCTGATCATATGGAGCCCAGAGGCTAAGGAGTCCTACAAGAGCTGGAGAGAAGAGCGAGATGGAGGGAATAGGAGAGATGGGAAAAAGATAggagggagtaaaggagaggaaatGCGACAAGGGGAGAGTGGAGTAGAGGAGCTGAAAGGACTTGAGTTAACAAGAGATAAACAGGAGCAAGCAGGAATGGAGAAAGGAGTGGAATGGAAAGAGGAAGGtaggagcggagaggaggagagggagcccTCCTCAGTGACGGGGCCAGTGTTCAGGGCTGCCCTGTCCTGTCTGCAGGGGGCACTACAGGGGACAGGCAAGAGCCACGGCTTTGCCCTTGTCTACTTCCAGGACCTCTGTCACAGCCGAGACATCCCCAAAGACCTCAGAGGTGTCCCGCGCTACTGCCTGCCTCGGGATTTTGGGGGACTGATACGAGAGCTGGGCGGGATGGCTAGAGGAAGGAACAATGTGATTGGCAGCTGGCACTGCTGGCTCAGACTCCTCTCCAAAACATTGTCGCTTTGGTTGGCACGACGACTAACTCACAAGGTGAGTTGCCACGGACGCACCCACAGGAAGAAGAGGGTCCAAAACCGAAATTGTCGCAGAAAGTGA